The region TTTAGTATACTATTCAGATTCAGGGATTATCGGGTATAGCGATTTGAACCTGAAATAAAAGATATGATTACCCAGAACCTTGATAAACGCCCGTATCCAGCTACGCCAGACGCAGTCCACCACAAGCAAGGGGATCAACTAACAAACACCAAACACCTAAAACTGATATACCAGTATTGAATACCAAAAAGAGAGAATGTCCTTCCTCCAAGCCGCCCCCGAACCAACAACCCCGCTAGGCCGCCTCCGCGTCCTCTCCACCACGGCCGGGGTGCGCGTCTCCCCCCTCCAACTAGGCGGCATGTCCATCGGCAACGCCTGGTCCAGCTTCATGGGCAGCATGGACAAAGCGCAAGCAttctccctcctcgacgCCTTCGTCGCCGCCGGGGGAAACTTCATCGACACGTCCAACAACTACCAAGACGAGCAATCGGAGCGCTGGATCGGGGAGTGGATGGCGGCGCGCGGGAACCGGGATAACATCGTCCTCGCGACCAAGTATTCCACCGCGTACCGCGACTACGAGGTTGGCGGGAAGAAGGCGTATGTGAATTACTCGGGGAACTCGCGGCGGGCGCTGCATATGTCGTTGCGGGATTCGCTGGCGAAATTGCAAACGGACTGGGTGGATGTGTTGTATGTGCATTGGTGGGACCAGGTTACCTCTGTTGAGGAAGTCATGGATAGTCTGCATGTTCTTGTGCAGCAGGGGAAGGTGTTGTATTTGGGGATATCGAATGCGCCGGCGTGGGTTGTTGCCGCGGCGAACTGCTACGCGCGCGCGAGTGGCAAGACGCCGTTTAGTATCTACCAGGGACGGTGGAATGTGCT is a window of Aspergillus puulaauensis MK2 DNA, chromosome 4, nearly complete sequence DNA encoding:
- the AAD14_2 gene encoding putative aryl-alcohol dehydrogenase Aad14 (COG:C;~EggNog:ENOG410PJ9A;~InterPro:IPR023210,IPR036812;~PFAM:PF00248), producing the protein MSFLQAAPEPTTPLGRLRVLSTTAGVRVSPLQLGGMSIGNAWSSFMGSMDKAQAFSLLDAFVAAGGNFIDTSNNYQDEQSERWIGEWMAARGNRDNIVLATKYSTAYRDYEVGGKKAYVNYSGNSRRALHMSLRDSLAKLQTDWVDVLYVHWWDQVTSVEEVMDSLHVLVQQGKVLYLGISNAPAWVVAAANCYARASGKTPFSIYQGRWNVLRRDLEREILPMARHFGMAIAPWDSIGGGKFQSKRQLEARQKAGESLRSIGPVAQSEDEVRVSEALEKVAAEHGVESVTTIALAYVMSKAPYVFPVVGGRKIEHLQDNIRALDIRLTQAQIDYLESVKPLSAGYPADYIGPDPKVTGKAGGVLATTGPMAFVQYPNAIGKL